One Pecten maximus chromosome 7, xPecMax1.1, whole genome shotgun sequence genomic window carries:
- the LOC117331591 gene encoding insulin-like growth factor-binding protein 3, translating to MKTFICACAVAVLVVVVEVWGDEPVLPCSPCYNVTCGDPPENCELDKIPCGCCPTCVRLEGQLCEPFAPRCGYGLKCLTPGGFYDGRPPWYMQHMRGVCVKGPQTHTGPILKAGKPSTAPIVSAADTGDNV from the exons ATGAAGACCTTCATTTGCGCATGCGCGGTGGCAGTGTTGGTGGTAGTGGTGGAGGTATGGGGTGATGAACCAGTACTGCCTTGCTCACCTTGTTACAATGTCACATGCGGCGATCCTCCGGAGAACTGCGAGCTTGACAAGATCCCATGTGGGTGTTGTCCCACGTGCGTTAGACTAGAGGGACAACTATGCGAGCCTTTCGCCCCCAG ATGTGGTTACGGCCTGAAATGCCTTACCCCCGGGGGATTTTATGACGGACGGCCCCCATGGTACATGCAACATATGAGAGGTGTTTGTGTCAAAGGCCCCCAGACACACACTGGCCCAATCCTCAAGGCAGGAAAACCATCGACAGCTCCGATCGTGTCTGCCGCAG aCACGGGCGACAATGTGTAA